The Pseudodesulfovibrio sp. S3 genome window below encodes:
- a CDS encoding tRNA(5-methylaminomethyl-2-thiouridylate) methyltransferase yields the protein MAERKHYDALALLSGGLDSILAMRTIMDQGLTVLGLHFVTPFFGKPELIPFWRDHYGVEVVEVDIREKYVNMMLDGPSQGFGKWLNPCIDCKIIMLEHAQSMLAECGAKFLVSGEVVGQRPMSQRPDALNLITKRAQVRDVLLRPLSAKNLNPTPMEESGLVDRDKLHALAGRGRKPQYELAAHYGFTEIPTPAGGCCLTEATGAARFVKLLTHRDRPSPGDFSLARAGRQYWADSHWLTFGRTAEDNDLIAACVEPTDYVFKLVDYPGPLAVGRPVEGDWPPEAVLDAAALISSYSGKARRHFESTGAKVRVAVRRHGSTETVEVAPFRETNLSWAEPKPEIVKVWKKERTETGA from the coding sequence ATGGCGGAAAGAAAACACTACGACGCACTCGCGCTTTTATCCGGCGGCCTGGATTCCATCCTGGCCATGCGGACCATCATGGACCAGGGATTGACAGTTCTGGGCCTGCACTTTGTCACGCCCTTTTTCGGCAAGCCGGAACTGATTCCGTTCTGGCGGGATCACTACGGGGTGGAAGTGGTGGAGGTGGACATCCGGGAAAAGTATGTGAACATGATGCTGGACGGCCCGTCCCAGGGCTTCGGCAAGTGGCTCAACCCGTGCATCGACTGCAAGATCATCATGCTTGAACATGCCCAGTCCATGCTTGCGGAATGCGGCGCGAAGTTCCTTGTCTCCGGCGAAGTGGTGGGCCAGCGTCCCATGAGCCAGCGGCCCGATGCCCTCAACCTCATCACCAAGCGGGCGCAGGTGCGCGACGTGCTGTTGCGCCCCCTGAGCGCGAAAAATCTCAATCCCACGCCCATGGAGGAGTCCGGTCTGGTGGACCGGGACAAGCTCCATGCCCTGGCCGGACGCGGTCGCAAACCGCAGTATGAGCTGGCCGCCCACTACGGATTCACTGAAATCCCCACTCCGGCGGGCGGTTGCTGTCTGACCGAGGCCACTGGCGCGGCGCGGTTCGTCAAGCTGCTGACCCATCGTGACCGCCCGTCTCCCGGTGATTTTTCCCTGGCCCGCGCAGGACGGCAGTACTGGGCCGACAGCCATTGGCTGACCTTTGGCCGGACTGCCGAGGACAACGACCTGATCGCGGCCTGCGTGGAGCCGACCGACTACGTGTTCAAGCTGGTGGATTATCCAGGCCCCCTGGCCGTGGGCCGTCCCGTGGAAGGCGACTGGCCGCCCGAGGCTGTACTGGATGCGGCCGCCCTGATCAGTTCCTACTCGGGCAAGGCGCGCAGACATTTTGAATCCACGGGTGCGAAAGTCCGGGTGGCTGTCCGCAGGCATGGTTCCACAGAGACCGTGGAGGTGGCCCCTTTTCGCGAGACCAATCTTTCCTGGGCCGAGCCCAAGCCCGAAATCGTCAAGGTTTGGAAGAAAGAACGGACCGAAACCGGGGCATAG
- the rpsI gene encoding 30S ribosomal protein S9, producing the protein MMSDFTYSTGKRKNAISRTRLYAGTGQITVNGRPFEDYFPRKTLQMVVQQPLKLVKMLDRFDIKATCSGGGVSGQAEALRHGISRALCVIDPDLRAILKPAGLMTRDARKKERKKYGLRGARASFQFSKR; encoded by the coding sequence ATCATGAGCGATTTCACTTACAGCACTGGTAAAAGAAAGAACGCCATCTCCCGTACCCGCCTCTACGCAGGTACCGGGCAGATCACCGTTAACGGTCGTCCCTTCGAGGACTACTTCCCCCGCAAGACCCTGCAGATGGTCGTGCAGCAGCCCCTGAAGCTGGTCAAGATGCTCGATCGTTTCGACATCAAGGCCACCTGCTCCGGCGGCGGCGTATCCGGCCAGGCCGAAGCACTGCGCCACGGCATTTCCCGCGCCCTGTGCGTGATCGATCCGGACCTTCGCGCCATCCTGAAGCCCGCCGGTCTCATGACCCGCGATGCTCGTAAAAAGGAACGCAAAAAGTACGGTCTCCGCGGCGCCCGCGCATCCTTCCAGTTCTCCAAGCGTTAA
- a CDS encoding MFS transporter, with amino-acid sequence MNTNSATVLFFLSVSVGVAMVGLGIIWPIMPVYAAEMGVGGFLVGLIIASFNISRTVCSPFVGRFSDRMGRKHFILFGLALYAVVSCAYVLADNVQGLILVRLAHGFASLLVVPIAMALAADIAPKGQLGSYMGTLNMAAMIGLGVGPSLGGLIHEHLGMNAAFYSLGVLSVATAIFVALFVPSDEESGGVIRKQGTASFVQILKNKTAFAIVLMRFFCASGQGAVYSFLPIYALQVGMSGSQFGVILSANVFLIAMMQRPVGRLADRTNPKIVVILGMLGVTMAVFSMPFSAAFYPILGLNILMGFSTGLILPGSLVITGYLGKDMGMASLMSVTDAAYSLGMIVSPILSGIIFDAWGIASVFTVGAGLIGVGCAVVMVLLRNYQPPHEDMNVA; translated from the coding sequence ATGAATACCAACTCGGCCACCGTGCTGTTTTTTCTCTCTGTTTCCGTAGGGGTGGCCATGGTCGGCCTCGGCATTATCTGGCCGATAATGCCGGTCTACGCCGCTGAAATGGGTGTCGGGGGATTTCTTGTCGGTCTGATCATCGCCAGCTTCAACATCTCCCGTACGGTGTGCTCTCCCTTTGTCGGGCGGTTTTCCGACAGAATGGGGCGAAAACATTTCATCCTTTTCGGGCTTGCCCTCTATGCCGTCGTATCCTGCGCCTATGTGTTGGCCGACAACGTGCAGGGGCTGATCCTTGTCCGCCTGGCGCACGGTTTCGCTTCGTTGCTGGTCGTGCCCATTGCCATGGCCCTGGCTGCGGACATTGCACCCAAGGGCCAGCTTGGCTCCTATATGGGTACCTTGAATATGGCGGCCATGATCGGGCTTGGCGTGGGACCGTCCCTGGGGGGCTTGATCCATGAGCATCTGGGCATGAACGCGGCCTTCTACAGCCTGGGCGTGCTCTCAGTGGCCACAGCCATTTTCGTTGCGCTGTTTGTTCCTTCGGATGAGGAGAGCGGTGGCGTTATCCGCAAGCAGGGTACGGCTTCCTTTGTCCAGATATTGAAGAACAAGACGGCATTCGCCATTGTTTTGATGCGTTTTTTCTGCGCTTCGGGGCAGGGGGCGGTGTATTCTTTCCTGCCCATCTACGCCTTGCAGGTCGGCATGTCCGGGTCGCAGTTCGGCGTCATCCTGTCGGCCAACGTGTTTCTCATCGCCATGATGCAGCGGCCCGTGGGCAGGCTGGCGGATCGGACAAATCCCAAGATCGTGGTCATACTGGGCATGTTGGGCGTTACCATGGCGGTCTTCAGCATGCCCTTCAGTGCCGCCTTTTATCCGATCCTGGGCCTGAATATCCTCATGGGATTTTCCACTGGACTCATCTTGCCGGGCAGCCTGGTCATCACCGGGTATCTCGGGAAGGACATGGGCATGGCCTCGCTCATGAGCGTGACAGACGCGGCATACAGTTTGGGCATGATCGTTTCGCCCATCCTGTCCGGGATCATTTTTGACGCATGGGGAATAGCCTCGGTGTTCACTGTCGGAGCCGGGCTGATCGGCGTGGGCTGCGCCGTGGTAATGGTCCTGCTCCGGAACTATCAGCCTCCGCACGAAGACATGAACGTGGCGTGA
- a CDS encoding bacteriohemerythrin: protein MTPLQWSDELSVGVPLIDQQHKELIRIAVMTLDAMKRNDGREYIDTVINKLREYTVFHFRYEEELMEDMSFPERAEHEQEHIRLKNEVKQFQRELYLRNDLSPQTIREFVKDWLITHILTFDRNLAKFIHEREAEDEATKTNKSQNDNGDVPPQE from the coding sequence ATGACCCCATTGCAGTGGAGTGACGAACTCAGCGTAGGTGTTCCCTTGATCGACCAGCAGCACAAGGAGCTCATTCGCATCGCCGTTATGACCCTGGATGCCATGAAGCGCAACGACGGCAGGGAGTACATAGACACGGTCATAAACAAACTCCGCGAGTACACGGTGTTTCACTTTCGGTACGAAGAAGAACTCATGGAGGATATGTCCTTTCCAGAGCGGGCAGAACATGAGCAGGAACACATACGGCTCAAGAATGAAGTGAAACAGTTCCAACGCGAACTCTACCTGCGAAACGACCTTTCGCCACAAACCATCCGGGAGTTCGTCAAGGACTGGCTTATCACGCACATCCTCACCTTCGACCGCAATCTGGCCAAGTTCATCCACGAACGGGAAGCCGAAGATGAAGCCACGAAAACCAACAAATCCCAAAACGATAACGGTGACGTCCCGCCGCAGGAATAA
- the rplM gene encoding 50S ribosomal protein L13, whose product MNTYSPKPEDASREWFVVDATDKILGRLATEITTRLRGKHKPEFAPHMDMGDFIIVINADKIKVTGQKLDKKMYYKHTNHPGGLKEKTLRQMLEIKPENVITAAVKGMLPKNRLAAQQLKKLKVYAGSEHPHAAQAPKTLEF is encoded by the coding sequence ATGAATACATATAGCCCGAAGCCGGAAGACGCCAGCCGCGAATGGTTTGTCGTCGACGCCACGGACAAGATCCTGGGCCGTCTGGCCACCGAGATCACCACTCGTCTGCGCGGCAAGCACAAGCCTGAATTCGCCCCCCATATGGACATGGGCGACTTCATCATTGTCATCAATGCCGACAAGATCAAGGTGACCGGCCAGAAGCTCGACAAGAAGATGTACTACAAGCACACCAACCATCCCGGCGGTTTGAAGGAAAAGACCCTTCGCCAGATGTTGGAGATCAAGCCTGAGAACGTCATTACCGCCGCCGTCAAAGGCATGCTGCCCAAAAACCGCCTGGCCGCCCAGCAGCTCAAGAAGCTGAAGGTCTACGCCGGTTCCGAGCATCCGCACGCCGCCCAGGCACCCAAAACTCTGGAATTCTAA
- a CDS encoding transporter substrate-binding domain-containing protein, with protein MNFMKQGRMLPLVRGRAAKAVVLAVIAVWLFVVPARAQGQVLEVAAWSHPPYAYVGDSGKWQGQAVEAVEKVLVSMGYAPRFVALPFKRCLASMRHGDLSIMLPCAISEERSRYMQFSDPVYRISTVLWKKGSNMENCWQDYDDLAGLRIGVGLGYSYGANWDEAVATGIFVLEFAVGKSPILNHFQMAAEGRIDMFISDLKVGYYLKAKHAPRFDDIYPCPKKIGKDRAFGTPISRKYFENHGLSPDAFIDRFNAILKESGVR; from the coding sequence ATGAATTTTATGAAGCAAGGACGAATGCTGCCGCTCGTGAGGGGGCGGGCCGCAAAAGCGGTGGTATTGGCCGTTATCGCTGTCTGGCTTTTCGTTGTGCCGGCCAGGGCTCAGGGACAGGTTCTTGAGGTGGCGGCGTGGAGCCATCCACCCTATGCGTACGTCGGCGATTCGGGCAAGTGGCAGGGCCAGGCCGTTGAGGCCGTCGAAAAGGTGCTCGTCTCCATGGGGTATGCGCCCAGATTCGTTGCCCTGCCGTTCAAGCGCTGCCTGGCGAGCATGCGGCATGGAGACTTATCGATTATGCTTCCCTGCGCCATCAGCGAGGAGCGGTCCAGGTACATGCAGTTTTCCGATCCGGTCTATCGCATTTCCACCGTGCTTTGGAAAAAAGGCAGCAACATGGAAAACTGCTGGCAGGACTACGACGATCTTGCCGGACTTCGGATCGGGGTCGGCCTGGGGTATTCCTATGGGGCGAATTGGGACGAGGCCGTGGCAACCGGGATTTTTGTTCTCGAATTCGCAGTGGGCAAAAGTCCCATATTGAACCATTTCCAGATGGCGGCCGAGGGGCGCATCGACATGTTCATCAGCGACTTGAAGGTGGGCTATTATCTCAAGGCGAAGCATGCGCCCCGATTTGACGATATTTATCCCTGCCCCAAGAAAATAGGTAAGGACCGGGCCTTTGGTACGCCCATATCCCGCAAGTATTTCGAAAACCACGGGCTGTCCCCGGATGCATTCATTGACCGCTTCAATGCGATCCTGAAAGAGTCGGGTGTCCGGTAG
- the purM gene encoding phosphoribosylformylglycinamidine cyclo-ligase: MSDSAKRSQAYTAAGVDIEAGNRFVSRIKDMVKSTFTPGVATDIGGFGGLFKPEIGGMEAPMLVAGTDGVGTKLKLAFMFDRHDTVGIDLVAMSVNDVLVQGAKPLFFLDYFATGKLDSGVAETVVSGVCEGCRQSMCALLGGETAEMPGFYPDGEYDLSGFAVGMVDSPKVVTGKTVTPGDVLIGLGSSGAHSNGWSLIRKILAESGLKNDDIFPGTDKTVAEVLIEPTKIYVKPVLEVLEAMEVKGMVHVTGGGFYDNVPRVLPEEVAASIQFGSWAMLPVFDWVKSQGDLSWPEMLQIFNCGIGYILIVDPANADAALELLDARDDVDAYRIGEIVKRNGTTEQVEVIFP; encoded by the coding sequence ATGAGCGACAGCGCCAAACGATCCCAGGCTTACACGGCTGCCGGTGTGGACATCGAGGCAGGCAACCGGTTTGTCAGCCGCATCAAGGACATGGTCAAATCCACGTTCACGCCCGGCGTGGCAACGGACATCGGCGGTTTCGGGGGCCTTTTCAAGCCCGAGATCGGCGGCATGGAAGCGCCCATGCTCGTGGCCGGGACCGACGGGGTAGGAACCAAGCTCAAGCTGGCCTTCATGTTCGACCGTCACGACACCGTGGGCATCGATCTGGTGGCCATGTCCGTCAATGATGTTCTTGTTCAGGGCGCAAAGCCCTTGTTTTTTCTCGACTACTTCGCCACTGGCAAGCTTGATTCCGGTGTGGCCGAGACGGTCGTTTCCGGTGTGTGCGAAGGGTGCCGCCAGTCCATGTGCGCGCTTCTGGGCGGCGAGACCGCCGAGATGCCGGGCTTCTATCCCGACGGCGAATACGACTTGTCAGGATTTGCCGTGGGCATGGTTGATTCCCCCAAGGTGGTCACGGGCAAGACCGTCACCCCCGGCGATGTGCTCATCGGGCTTGGCTCCTCGGGCGCACACTCCAACGGCTGGTCGCTCATCCGCAAGATTCTGGCCGAGTCCGGCCTGAAAAACGACGATATTTTCCCAGGCACGGACAAGACCGTGGCCGAGGTCCTGATCGAACCGACCAAGATTTACGTCAAGCCGGTTCTGGAAGTCCTGGAAGCCATGGAGGTCAAGGGCATGGTCCATGTCACGGGCGGCGGTTTCTACGACAACGTGCCCCGCGTCCTGCCCGAAGAGGTGGCCGCCAGCATCCAGTTCGGTTCCTGGGCCATGCTGCCCGTTTTCGATTGGGTCAAGAGCCAGGGCGACCTGTCCTGGCCGGAGATGCTCCAGATATTCAACTGCGGCATCGGGTACATCCTCATCGTGGACCCGGCCAACGCGGACGCCGCCCTGGAACTGCTGGACGCCCGGGACGATGTGGACGCCTACCGCATAGGCGAGATCGTCAAGCGCAACGGCACCACCGAGCAGGTGGAAGTGATCTTTCCCTAG
- the recA gene encoding recombinase RecA, whose translation MARKAVDADALRKEALGTALTTIERKFGKGSIMRLDGDASHTIPAIPTGSIGLDIALGIGGVPRGRVIEIFGPESSGKTTLALHIIAQAQKAGGAAAFVDAEHALDPGYAKRLGVQTDDLLISQPDYGEQALEISDLLVRSGAIDVVVIDSVAALIPQAELEGQMGETQVGGQARLMSHALRKLTGTIHKSNCVVIFINQIRMKIGMTGYGNPETTSGGNALKFYASCRLDIRRIQTLKDKEEAYGIRARIKVVKNKVAPPFRQAEVDVLYGVGISRIGEIIDMGVENGIIEKSGSWFAFGSEKLGQGKENVRALLQDNPDLAASIEEKLMAHLGYGDLLVEEAGDAGE comes from the coding sequence ATGGCCCGTAAAGCCGTTGATGCCGATGCCTTGCGCAAAGAAGCGCTCGGCACCGCCCTGACCACCATTGAACGCAAGTTCGGCAAAGGCTCGATCATGCGCCTGGACGGCGATGCGTCCCACACCATACCCGCCATCCCCACCGGTTCCATCGGCCTGGACATTGCCTTGGGAATCGGCGGCGTGCCGCGCGGTCGCGTCATTGAAATTTTCGGCCCGGAATCGTCGGGCAAGACCACCCTGGCCCTGCACATCATTGCCCAGGCCCAGAAGGCGGGCGGGGCAGCGGCCTTTGTGGACGCGGAACACGCCCTGGACCCCGGCTACGCCAAACGGCTCGGCGTCCAGACCGATGACCTGCTCATCTCCCAGCCGGACTACGGCGAACAGGCCCTTGAAATCTCGGACCTCCTGGTGCGCTCCGGCGCAATCGACGTCGTGGTCATCGACTCCGTTGCCGCCCTCATTCCCCAGGCCGAACTGGAAGGCCAGATGGGCGAGACCCAGGTGGGCGGCCAGGCCCGTCTCATGTCCCATGCCCTGCGCAAACTGACCGGCACCATCCACAAGTCCAACTGCGTGGTCATCTTCATCAACCAGATCCGCATGAAGATCGGCATGACCGGCTACGGCAACCCCGAGACCACTTCCGGCGGCAACGCGCTCAAGTTCTACGCCTCCTGCCGCCTGGACATCCGCCGCATCCAGACCCTGAAGGACAAGGAAGAGGCCTACGGCATCCGCGCCCGCATCAAGGTGGTCAAGAACAAGGTGGCCCCGCCCTTCAGACAGGCCGAAGTGGACGTTCTCTACGGCGTGGGCATCTCCCGCATAGGCGAGATCATCGACATGGGCGTGGAAAACGGCATCATCGAGAAATCCGGTTCCTGGTTCGCCTTCGGATCGGAAAAACTCGGCCAGGGCAAGGAAAACGTCCGCGCACTGTTGCAGGACAATCCGGATCTGGCGGCCTCCATTGAAGAGAAGCTGATGGCCCATCTCGGCTACGGGGACCTGCTTGTCGAAGAAGCCGGAGACGCTGGCGAATAG
- the alaS gene encoding alanine--tRNA ligase, protein MKANEIRQRFLEYFRRNSHTIVESSPLTPKDDPTLLFTNAGMVQFKKLFLGQEKRDYVRATTSQKCLRVGGKHNDLENVGRTARHHTFFEMLGNFSFGDYFKEDAIRFCWEFLTEELKLDKERLYITIYNDDDEAGELWQKVAGVPVERIYRLGEKDNFWSMGDTGPCGPCSEVHFDQGEHVGCGPDCGIGKCDCDRYLEIWNLVFMQYDQAEDGTRTDLPRPSIDTGMGLERIAAVVQGVASNYETDLFQSIIQFTADLAGVKYRQPGPEGLESDTALQVIADHSRAIAFLIPDQVLPSNEGRGYILRRLIRRAYRFGKLMGLEGSFLWKTASKVVDDMGGHYAELKETRDFMIEVVRGEEEGFAKTLDKGLEMLETELAELKKAKIAVVPGETTFKLYDTYGFPIDIVRDVAEQHGMGVDEVEFDRFMQEQKKRSKAAWKGSGEKDVASIFQTLLEQDVTSEFSGYETMADQSEIAYVLTPEGRVVDALSEGDSGWLVATVTPFYGESGGQVGDTGAIVAQNGTADVLDSVKPSQKLTAHKVVVTGGELKAGDSAFLNVDRTQRLATQRNHTVTHLLHAALQQVLGDHAKQAGSLVGPDRLRFDFTHIKGLSADEINAVEAIVNRNIFDAIPVERNVMSIEQAQAKGATALFGEKYGDTVSVIEVPGVSMEFCGGTHLDNTGIAGSFVITSEAGVAAGIRRIEAATGHNAVAYLNERRTAAAEAGALLKAQPADLPKKVKDLQQQVKDMAKEMKSLQAKLASGAGRDMMSEVEEINGVKVLALELEAPNMDVMLEQMDALRSKIDSGIICLIASHEDGKVSVALAVTKDLHGRFKAGELIKPVAGEVGGGGGGRPDMARAGGTDASGIPGALVKLKELIAG, encoded by the coding sequence ATGAAAGCCAACGAAATCCGTCAACGGTTCCTTGAATATTTCCGGAGAAATTCCCACACCATTGTGGAGTCCTCGCCGCTGACCCCCAAGGACGACCCCACCCTGCTCTTCACCAACGCAGGTATGGTCCAGTTCAAGAAGCTTTTCCTGGGCCAGGAAAAGCGCGATTACGTCCGGGCCACCACCAGCCAGAAATGCCTGCGCGTGGGCGGCAAGCACAACGACCTGGAAAACGTGGGCCGCACCGCCCGCCATCACACCTTTTTCGAGATGCTCGGAAACTTCTCCTTCGGCGACTATTTCAAGGAAGACGCCATCAGATTCTGCTGGGAATTCCTGACCGAGGAACTCAAGCTCGACAAGGAACGGCTGTATATCACCATATATAATGATGACGACGAGGCCGGAGAGCTGTGGCAGAAGGTGGCCGGAGTCCCTGTCGAACGCATCTACCGCCTGGGCGAAAAGGACAATTTCTGGTCCATGGGCGACACCGGCCCCTGCGGCCCCTGCTCCGAGGTCCACTTCGACCAGGGCGAACACGTCGGCTGCGGTCCCGACTGCGGCATCGGCAAATGCGACTGCGACCGCTACCTGGAAATCTGGAACCTCGTGTTCATGCAGTATGACCAGGCCGAGGACGGCACACGCACCGATCTGCCCAGGCCGAGCATCGACACAGGCATGGGCCTTGAACGCATCGCCGCCGTGGTCCAGGGCGTGGCCTCCAACTACGAGACCGATCTGTTTCAAAGCATCATCCAGTTCACCGCCGATCTTGCGGGTGTGAAATACCGCCAGCCCGGTCCCGAAGGCCTTGAGAGCGACACCGCGCTCCAGGTCATTGCCGACCACTCCCGCGCCATCGCCTTCCTCATCCCGGACCAGGTGCTCCCCTCCAACGAGGGCCGGGGCTACATCCTGCGCCGCCTGATCCGTCGCGCATACCGCTTCGGCAAGCTCATGGGGCTTGAAGGCTCCTTCCTCTGGAAGACGGCCTCCAAGGTCGTGGACGACATGGGCGGCCACTACGCCGAGTTGAAAGAGACCCGCGATTTCATGATCGAGGTGGTCAGGGGCGAGGAAGAGGGCTTTGCCAAGACCCTGGACAAGGGCCTTGAAATGCTCGAAACCGAACTGGCCGAACTGAAAAAGGCCAAGATCGCCGTTGTTCCCGGCGAGACGACCTTCAAGCTCTACGACACCTACGGTTTCCCCATCGACATCGTGCGCGATGTGGCCGAACAGCACGGCATGGGTGTGGACGAAGTCGAATTCGACAGGTTCATGCAGGAACAGAAAAAGCGGTCCAAGGCGGCCTGGAAAGGGTCCGGTGAAAAGGACGTGGCCTCCATCTTCCAGACCCTGCTCGAACAGGACGTCACCTCCGAGTTTTCCGGCTACGAGACCATGGCCGACCAATCCGAGATAGCCTACGTGCTCACTCCCGAAGGCCGGGTCGTGGACGCCCTTTCCGAAGGCGATTCAGGCTGGCTGGTAGCCACGGTCACGCCGTTCTACGGCGAATCCGGCGGCCAGGTGGGCGACACCGGCGCCATTGTCGCGCAGAACGGTACGGCGGACGTCCTGGACTCGGTCAAACCGTCCCAGAAACTCACCGCCCACAAGGTGGTGGTCACGGGCGGCGAACTGAAGGCGGGCGACTCCGCGTTCCTGAACGTGGACCGGACCCAGCGTCTGGCCACCCAGCGCAACCACACGGTCACCCACCTGCTCCACGCCGCGTTGCAGCAGGTGCTGGGCGACCACGCCAAGCAGGCGGGCTCCCTGGTCGGCCCGGATCGGCTGCGCTTCGACTTCACCCACATCAAGGGCCTGTCCGCCGATGAGATCAATGCGGTCGAGGCCATCGTGAACCGGAACATTTTCGACGCCATCCCGGTGGAACGCAACGTCATGTCCATCGAACAGGCCCAGGCCAAGGGCGCCACGGCCCTGTTCGGCGAAAAATACGGCGACACCGTGTCCGTCATAGAAGTCCCGGGCGTGTCCATGGAATTCTGCGGCGGCACGCATCTGGACAATACCGGCATTGCCGGGTCGTTCGTCATCACCAGTGAAGCGGGCGTGGCCGCTGGCATCCGTCGCATCGAGGCCGCCACCGGGCATAACGCCGTGGCCTACCTCAACGAGCGTCGCACGGCCGCAGCCGAGGCCGGAGCCCTGCTCAAGGCCCAGCCCGCGGACCTGCCCAAAAAGGTCAAAGACCTTCAGCAGCAGGTCAAGGACATGGCCAAGGAGATGAAATCCCTCCAGGCCAAACTGGCATCGGGCGCAGGCCGCGACATGATGAGCGAGGTCGAAGAGATTAACGGCGTCAAGGTGCTGGCCCTGGAGCTGGAAGCCCCGAACATGGACGTCATGCTGGAGCAGATGGACGCCCTGCGTTCCAAGATCGACTCCGGCATCATCTGCCTGATCGCATCCCATGAAGACGGCAAGGTCTCCGTGGCCCTGGCCGTGACCAAAGACCTCCATGGCCGGTTCAAGGCGGGCGAACTGATCAAGCCCGTGGCCGGAGAAGTGGGCGGTGGCGGCGGCGGCCGACCGGACATGGCCCGCGCAGGCGGCACGGATGCATCCGGCATCCCCGGCGCCCTGGTCAAGCTGAAGGAACTGATCGCAGGCTAA
- a CDS encoding radical SAM protein: MPSKKKPQPRMLFASPDGEIFDHPEYLLMIRRGEEFSLPRPDEIMPLPAESEFFMLPGRHAMGYSQESGQVEVMEELAVAAFACPGNTVTGIAAYESDEDAPILPLLSYAAIGYENGKFWVCAKKVDEDKRQVFDHIPPDRIEAGAHQLISEMPGNRLISHLAGCALTNGCPAAKNLALGRFECPLPTSQACNAECVGCISHQPEDSGFPSPQCRIAFRPTAKEIVEVMRRHESRERRPIFSFGQGCEGEPLLEAELICDAIKEYRSTGGTGTVNVNTNGSRHQAIPALKIAGVNSIRVSLNSARKGPYEAYYRPKNYSFDDVRETIAKAHDVGMHVSLNLLYFPGITDTEEEFDALVELGESCRYDFVQLRNLNLDPELYLKLMAPFGHSPSMGFMNFKKRLKKALPWIEYGYFNPYLG; the protein is encoded by the coding sequence ATGCCATCAAAGAAGAAACCGCAGCCGCGTATGCTGTTCGCCAGCCCTGACGGCGAAATATTCGACCATCCCGAGTACTTGCTCATGATCCGCAGGGGTGAGGAATTCAGCCTGCCCAGGCCGGACGAAATCATGCCCCTGCCCGCCGAATCCGAGTTTTTCATGCTACCCGGCCGTCACGCCATGGGCTACAGCCAGGAAAGCGGCCAGGTGGAGGTCATGGAGGAACTGGCCGTGGCGGCCTTTGCCTGTCCTGGAAATACGGTCACCGGCATCGCCGCCTACGAATCCGACGAGGACGCACCGATCCTGCCCCTGCTCTCCTACGCCGCCATCGGCTATGAGAACGGCAAGTTCTGGGTCTGCGCCAAAAAGGTGGACGAGGACAAGCGGCAGGTATTCGACCACATCCCGCCCGACCGCATCGAGGCAGGTGCGCACCAGCTCATTTCCGAAATGCCGGGCAACCGGCTGATCAGCCATTTGGCAGGGTGCGCCCTGACCAACGGTTGCCCGGCGGCCAAGAATCTCGCCCTGGGCCGATTCGAGTGCCCCCTGCCCACCTCCCAGGCATGCAACGCCGAATGCGTGGGCTGCATCTCGCACCAACCCGAGGACTCGGGCTTCCCGTCCCCGCAATGCCGCATAGCGTTCAGGCCAACGGCCAAGGAGATCGTGGAGGTCATGCGCCGCCACGAGTCGCGGGAACGCCGTCCCATCTTCTCCTTTGGTCAGGGGTGCGAAGGCGAGCCGCTGCTTGAGGCAGAGCTGATCTGCGACGCCATCAAGGAATACCGCTCCACGGGCGGCACGGGCACGGTCAACGTCAACACCAACGGGTCCAGACACCAGGCCATCCCAGCGCTCAAGATCGCCGGAGTCAATTCCATCCGGGTCAGCCTGAACTCGGCCCGCAAAGGCCCCTATGAGGCGTACTACCGCCCCAAAAACTATTCCTTTGACGATGTCCGAGAAACCATCGCCAAGGCGCATGACGTGGGCATGCACGTCTCCCTGAACCTACTCTATTTCCCCGGCATCACGGACACGGAAGAGGAGTTCGACGCCCTGGTGGAACTGGGCGAATCCTGCCGCTACGATTTCGTCCAGCTCAGGAACCTCAACCTCGACCCCGAGCTGTACCTGAAACTGATGGCCCCCTTCGGCCATTCCCCGAGCATGGGCTTCATGAACTTCAAGAAAAGACTCAAGAAGGCCCTACCCTGGATCGAGTACGGCTACTTCAACCCGTATCTGGGGTAG